In Ascaphus truei isolate aAscTru1 chromosome 7, aAscTru1.hap1, whole genome shotgun sequence, one genomic interval encodes:
- the LOC142499194 gene encoding uncharacterized protein LOC142499194: MENDYKCVCPRGFYGKNCEVSAMTCADGPCFNGGTCVEKSSGGGYSCRCPLTYHGSNCEKKIDRCSNSPCLNGGHCLDMGRSVVCKCRPGFSGPRCELNIDDCARGPCANGGTCVDGVNSYTCSCTLGYGGNDCALRMDACSSRPCHNGGTCYTHFSGHVCECPVGLMGSSCEFRVQAPTPSSSHADPPFMLALAASMGLGLVTLCLLSCAVVLVMRGVRRAQDHRKGRVTNDLETRNNLKEKDPFLISPPHFKVPNQDCLRDKSSSKQKLLQLSESEEERGAHRSTDRRKSDVRHYSPPKGYSKEGGYHPIYMLPDPSEQCIFATEV, translated from the exons ATGGAAAATGATTATAAGTGTGTTTGTCCTCGTGGTTTCTATGGGAAGAATTGTGAGGTCAGCGCTATGACATGTGCTGATGGTCCCTGCTTTAACGGGGGCACCTGTGTCGAAAAGAGCAGTggtggtgggtacagctgccgctGTCCCCTAACGTACCATGGCTCTAACTGTGAGAAAAAGATTGACCGCTGCAGCAACAGCCCCTGTCTGAACG GAGGCCATTGCCTGGACATGGGGCGAAGTGTGGTATGTAAATGTCGTCCAGGTTTCTCAGGCCCCCGGTGCGAGCTGAACATTGATGACTGTGCCCGTGGTCCCTGTGCTAACGGGGGGACCTGTGTGGACGGGGTGAACAGCtacacctgctcctgcacactggGCTACGGGGGTAATGACTGTGCCCTGCGCATGGATGCCTGCAGCTCCCGGCCCTGCCACAACGGGGGCACCTGTTACACCCACTTCAGTGGCCATGTGTGCGAGTGCCCTGTAGGGCTCATGGGCTCCAGCTGTGAGTTTAGGGTGCAGGCTCCCACTCCCTCCTCCAGCCATGCTGACCCCCCCTTCATGCTGGCCCTGGCTGCCTCCATGGGTCTGGGACTGGTCACCCTGTGTTTGCTCAGCTGTGCAGTGGTGTTGGTTATGAGGGGGGTGAGGCGGGCACAGGACCACAGGAAAGGAAGGGTCACCAATGACCTGGAGACCAGGAACAACCTGAAGGAGAAGGATCCATTCCTGATCTCACCGCCTCACTTCAAGGTGCCCAACCAGGACTGTCTGAGAGACAAATCCAGCAGTAAACAGAAGCTGCTCCAACTGTCAGAAagcgaggaggagagaggggcacacAGGAGCACTGACCG AAGGAAGTCCGATGTCAGACACTACAGCCCCCCTAAAGGTTACTCCAAAGAAGGTGGCTatcaccctatatacatgcttCCTGACCCTTCCGAGCAGTGTATATTTGCTACTGAG GTGTAA